One window of Paroedura picta isolate Pp20150507F chromosome 2, Ppicta_v3.0, whole genome shotgun sequence genomic DNA carries:
- the TMEM80 gene encoding transmembrane protein 80, producing MAAARRGRTSVVLSSVSLQILFYLNGLYYLFYFLATLLMIIYKSQVFTYPNNFLALDLLLLFIMAILESVRLYFGTKGNLTEEEAPLGISLVISVGSIILSVYFLVWQTYVLRADVIINAVLLVTYGLEGILQIIAIAAFVS from the exons ATGGCGGCGGCCAGGCGAG GAAGAACGTCAGTTGTT TTGTCATCTGTCTCCTTACAGATTCTTTTCTATTTAAATGGATTATattatctattttatttcttgGCAACTCTATTGATGATTATTTATAAAA GCCAAGTTTTCACTTATCCAAATAATTTCTTGGCTCTTGATCTTCTATTGCTGTTCATTATGGCCATTTTAGAATCAGTCCGACTATACTTTG GTACTAAAGGGAACCTGACAGAAGAAGAAGCTCCCCTGGGGATCAGTCTTGTTATTTCTGTTGGTAGTATAATTCTGTCTGTCTACTTTTTGGTGTGGCAAACATATGTCCTGAGAGCAGATGTCATTATTAATGCTGTACTGCTTGTTACATATGGGCTTGAAGGAATTCTACAGATCATAGCTATTGCTGCATTTGTCAGCTAA